One region of Chryseobacterium sp. SORGH_AS_0447 genomic DNA includes:
- a CDS encoding transketolase: MHDISKLKSIASQVRRDIVRMVHACQSGHPGGSLGCTDFLVALYFDAMDRKDGFDMTGKGEDVFYLSNGHISPVFYSVLAHAGYFDKSELATFRKLNSRLQGHPTTHEHLPGVRIASGSLGQGMSVAIGHAAGKKLNKDQHLVFSLHGDGELQEGQNWEAIMYASHNKVDNLIATIDYNGQQIDGPTSKVLSLSNLKAKFEAFDWKVLEVENGNDMEEILKVLDEAKSLAGKGQPICILLKTGMGYGVDYMMGSHAWHGKAPNDEQLAKALDQLEETLGDY, translated from the coding sequence ATGCACGATATTTCAAAATTAAAAAGCATCGCTTCGCAGGTTCGGAGAGATATTGTAAGAATGGTTCATGCCTGCCAGTCGGGACATCCCGGTGGTTCATTAGGCTGTACCGATTTTTTGGTCGCTTTGTATTTCGATGCAATGGACAGAAAAGATGGTTTCGATATGACGGGAAAAGGCGAAGATGTATTTTATCTTTCCAACGGCCACATTTCCCCGGTTTTTTACAGCGTTCTGGCACACGCGGGTTATTTCGACAAATCCGAACTGGCAACCTTCAGAAAACTGAATTCCAGGCTTCAGGGCCATCCTACAACACACGAACATCTTCCCGGAGTCCGCATTGCATCGGGTTCTCTCGGGCAGGGGATGTCGGTGGCTATTGGTCACGCAGCAGGAAAAAAACTGAACAAAGACCAGCATCTTGTTTTCAGCCTACACGGTGACGGCGAATTGCAGGAAGGACAAAACTGGGAAGCCATCATGTATGCTTCTCACAACAAAGTGGATAATCTGATTGCAACCATCGATTATAACGGGCAGCAGATTGACGGACCGACTTCTAAAGTACTTTCTTTAAGCAATCTTAAAGCTAAGTTTGAAGCCTTTGACTGGAAAGTGCTGGAAGTGGAAAACGGAAACGATATGGAAGAAATTCTAAAAGTTCTGGATGAAGCCAAATCATTAGCCGGAAAAGGACAGCCGATCTGTATTCTATTAAAAACAGGAATGGGCTACGGAGTAGATTATATGATGGGCAGCCACGCATGGCACGGAAAAGCACCGAATGACGAGCAGCTGGCAAAAGCACTGGATCAGCTGGAAGAAACTTTGGGCGATTATTAA
- a CDS encoding alpha-glucuronidase, translating to MHNFRMYLVLLFMIPLTVFAEDGSQLWLRFPAKNGISSDKIISRGNSPTLNIARKELSSHWQGQTVELRTEKSLKNLKDGYTIKSVQNKIVISAGKETGLLYGVYHILRLQQTHASTTNLNITEKPSFDVRVLNHWDNLDGSIERGYAGHSLWKWEDLPNTVSPRYEAYARANASIGINATVLNNVNASPNMLREDYLKKVKILADIFRPYGIKVYLSVNFSSPKVLGKTENSDPLNKDVQKWWKDKAAEIYKLIPDFGGFLVKANSEGQPGPQDYGRTHADGANMMADVLKPYGGIVMWRAFVYSPSKEDRAKQAYLEFVPLDGKFRDNVIIQIKNGPIDFQPREAFNPLFGALRKTPEMVEFQITQEYLGQANHLVFLSPLFKETLESDTYADGKGSTIAKITDGTLRPGKITAISGVANIGEDTDWTGHQFAQSNWYAFGRLAWNHELTSEQIADEWIKMTFTDKPEFLNPVKQIMLTSRETVVDYMMPLGLHHIFAGNHHYGPEPWGDYKGGRPDWSPVYYHQADAKGIGFDRTRTGSNAVSQYFPPLNEIYGNIETCPDDLLLWFHHVPWDYKMKDGKTLWDELCYKYDSGVHQVREYQKTWDRMQPYIDEQRFSEVQSKLKIHAKDAVWWKDACLLYFQTFSKQPIPYDIERPVNELEDLKKIKLNMGHHN from the coding sequence ATGCATAATTTCAGAATGTACCTGGTCTTATTATTCATGATTCCGTTAACGGTTTTTGCAGAAGACGGCAGTCAGCTCTGGCTACGGTTTCCGGCGAAGAACGGTATTTCATCAGATAAAATCATTTCCAGAGGAAACAGCCCGACGCTGAACATTGCCCGCAAAGAACTGAGCAGCCACTGGCAGGGACAGACCGTGGAACTCCGCACAGAAAAATCATTGAAAAACCTGAAAGACGGATACACTATCAAATCCGTTCAGAACAAAATTGTAATTTCTGCGGGGAAAGAAACCGGATTGCTGTATGGTGTGTATCATATTCTGAGGCTTCAGCAGACCCATGCTTCAACGACAAACCTCAACATCACCGAAAAACCTTCGTTTGATGTACGGGTTCTCAACCATTGGGACAATCTGGACGGCAGCATTGAACGCGGGTATGCAGGCCATTCGCTTTGGAAATGGGAAGACCTGCCCAATACCGTTTCGCCGAGATATGAAGCGTATGCAAGAGCCAATGCTTCCATCGGTATCAACGCCACCGTACTGAACAACGTAAATGCTTCGCCGAATATGCTTCGGGAGGACTATCTTAAAAAAGTAAAAATCCTGGCAGACATTTTCAGACCTTACGGGATTAAAGTTTACCTTTCCGTGAACTTTTCCTCTCCTAAAGTGTTGGGAAAAACGGAAAATTCAGATCCGTTGAATAAAGACGTACAGAAATGGTGGAAAGACAAGGCGGCTGAAATTTACAAATTGATTCCGGACTTCGGAGGGTTTCTGGTGAAAGCCAATTCAGAAGGGCAGCCGGGGCCGCAGGATTACGGAAGAACTCACGCTGACGGTGCCAATATGATGGCCGATGTGCTGAAGCCTTACGGTGGAATCGTGATGTGGCGGGCGTTTGTGTACAGTCCGAGCAAAGAAGACCGGGCCAAGCAGGCCTATCTGGAATTTGTTCCGCTGGACGGAAAATTCAGGGATAATGTAATCATCCAGATCAAAAACGGGCCGATCGATTTTCAGCCGAGAGAAGCTTTCAATCCCCTTTTCGGAGCATTGAGAAAAACCCCGGAAATGGTGGAATTCCAGATTACCCAGGAATATCTGGGACAGGCCAATCACCTGGTATTTCTGTCGCCATTGTTCAAGGAAACCCTTGAAAGCGACACCTATGCGGACGGCAAAGGATCTACCATTGCAAAGATTACGGACGGGACTTTAAGACCGGGCAAAATAACAGCGATATCCGGAGTAGCCAACATCGGGGAAGATACGGACTGGACCGGCCATCAGTTTGCCCAATCCAACTGGTACGCCTTCGGAAGACTGGCCTGGAACCATGAACTGACCTCCGAACAGATCGCCGATGAATGGATTAAAATGACCTTTACCGACAAGCCGGAATTTTTAAATCCGGTGAAACAGATCATGCTCACTTCCCGCGAAACCGTGGTGGATTATATGATGCCGTTAGGCTTACATCATATTTTCGCCGGAAACCACCATTATGGCCCGGAACCCTGGGGTGACTATAAAGGCGGAAGACCGGACTGGTCGCCGGTGTATTACCATCAGGCAGATGCAAAAGGAATCGGCTTCGACAGAACCAGAACCGGAAGCAATGCCGTTTCCCAGTATTTTCCGCCATTGAACGAAATCTACGGAAACATCGAAACCTGCCCGGATGATCTTCTTCTTTGGTTCCATCATGTGCCTTGGGATTATAAAATGAAAGACGGCAAAACCCTTTGGGACGAGCTGTGCTACAAATACGATTCAGGAGTTCATCAGGTGAGAGAATACCAGAAAACTTGGGATCGGATGCAGCCTTACATCGATGAACAGCGGTTTTCAGAAGTTCAGTCAAAATTGAAAATCCATGCAAAAGATGCCGTGTGGTGGAAGGATGCCTGCCTGCTCTATTTCCAGACGTTCTCAAAACAGCCGATTCCTTACGATATCGAGCGCCCGGTAAACGAACTGGAGGATCTGAAGAAAATCAAGCTGAATATGGGACATCACAATTAA
- the fsa gene encoding fructose-6-phosphate aldolase has protein sequence MKFFIDTANLAMIEEANALGILDGVTTNPSLMAKEGVSGKHNILNHYLEICEIVDGDVSAEVLGITYEEMIAEGEELAALHPQIVVKVPITKDGIKAIKYFSEKGIRTNCTLIFSSGQALLAAKAGATYVSPFLGRLDDVSTDGLHLIQEIRTIFDNFGFETEILAASVRHSMHIINCAKIGADVVTCPLPPILSLLKHPLTDNGLEQFIKDSQKMQ, from the coding sequence ATGAAATTTTTTATCGACACAGCCAATCTGGCGATGATAGAAGAGGCGAACGCTTTGGGAATTTTAGACGGCGTTACGACCAATCCTTCGCTGATGGCAAAAGAAGGCGTTTCCGGAAAGCATAACATTCTGAATCACTATCTTGAAATTTGTGAAATCGTAGACGGTGATGTAAGTGCGGAAGTATTAGGAATCACTTACGAAGAAATGATCGCCGAAGGAGAGGAGCTGGCCGCGCTTCACCCGCAGATTGTAGTGAAGGTTCCCATAACAAAAGACGGCATCAAAGCCATCAAGTATTTTTCAGAAAAAGGGATCCGGACCAACTGTACTCTGATTTTCTCTTCAGGACAGGCACTTCTGGCAGCCAAAGCAGGAGCAACTTATGTTTCTCCGTTTCTGGGGAGGCTGGATGATGTTTCTACCGACGGTCTTCATCTGATCCAGGAGATCCGTACTATTTTCGATAATTTCGGATTTGAAACTGAAATTCTTGCTGCTTCCGTACGCCACAGCATGCACATCATCAACTGTGCTAAAATCGGTGCTGATGTGGTAACCTGCCCGCTGCCTCCGATTTTGTCGCTGCTTAAACATCCTTTAACAGACAATGGCCTGGAGCAGTTCATCAAAGATTCACAAAAAATGCAGTAA